One Candidatus Planktophila limnetica DNA segment encodes these proteins:
- the tgt gene encoding tRNA guanosine(34) transglycosylase Tgt, whose protein sequence is MGQGTNLGFGFEIKARDEGSLARVGSISTPHGQIQTPAFIPVGTKATVKSVLPESMQDLGAQALLANAYHLYLQPGPEILDEAGGLAKFMNWPGPTITDSGGFQVLSLGVGFKKVLAMDAKTFRSDEVIAGNKERLAHVDDEGVTFKSHLDGSMHRFTPEISMQVQHQIGADIMFAFDECTTLHNTRRYQEVAMQRTYNWGLRCLDEHKRLTDLRADKPYQALFGVIQGAQYEDLRKKAATDFGAMSSSDISYDGFGIGGALDKDSLGTIVKWVNEVLPQEKPKHLLGIGAPEDLFVGVENGIDTFDCVLASRIARTSAVYTMEGRFNLSNAVYKRDFNPIDDECDCYTCTHYTRAYLHHVFRGKEIIAATLATIHNERYIVRLVDQMRQALLDGNFQDMKADYLGRYKHKSGQSND, encoded by the coding sequence ATGGGCCAAGGAACTAATTTGGGTTTTGGATTTGAAATAAAGGCGCGCGATGAGGGTTCACTCGCTCGTGTTGGAAGCATTTCTACTCCACATGGTCAGATACAAACTCCAGCATTTATTCCAGTAGGCACAAAAGCCACAGTTAAATCAGTTTTACCTGAATCAATGCAAGATTTGGGTGCGCAAGCACTCTTAGCAAATGCATATCACCTCTATCTACAACCAGGACCAGAGATTCTCGATGAAGCAGGTGGCTTGGCCAAGTTTATGAATTGGCCGGGTCCGACAATTACCGATAGCGGTGGTTTTCAGGTTCTATCCCTTGGAGTCGGTTTCAAAAAAGTATTGGCGATGGATGCAAAGACCTTTCGATCCGATGAAGTAATTGCAGGAAACAAAGAGCGCTTAGCCCACGTCGATGATGAAGGTGTGACATTTAAATCTCATCTAGATGGATCAATGCACCGATTTACTCCAGAGATATCGATGCAAGTGCAACATCAAATCGGTGCTGACATCATGTTTGCATTCGATGAATGCACAACGCTTCATAACACCCGTCGCTATCAAGAAGTTGCAATGCAGCGCACATATAACTGGGGATTGCGTTGTCTAGATGAGCACAAACGCCTGACTGATTTGCGAGCAGATAAGCCATACCAAGCACTCTTTGGTGTTATTCAAGGTGCGCAGTACGAAGACTTGCGAAAGAAAGCTGCTACTGATTTTGGTGCCATGTCATCATCTGATATTTCATACGATGGATTTGGTATCGGCGGAGCACTGGATAAAGATTCACTCGGCACAATTGTGAAGTGGGTTAATGAAGTTTTGCCGCAAGAAAAACCAAAGCACTTGCTCGGTATTGGCGCCCCTGAAGATCTCTTTGTTGGCGTTGAAAATGGCATAGATACCTTCGATTGCGTACTTGCCTCACGTATCGCTCGCACAAGTGCGGTCTACACAATGGAGGGCAGATTTAATCTTTCTAACGCTGTATATAAGCGAGATTTCAACCCGATAGATGACGAGTGTGATTGCTACACCTGCACGCATTACACACGAGCATATTTACACCATGTCTTCCGCGGTAAAGAGATTATCGCAGCCACTTTGGCCACAATTCATAATGAGCGTTATATCGTTCGTTTAGTTGATCAGATGCGTCAAGCGTTACTAGATGGAAATTTTCAAGACATGAAGGCAGATTATTTAGGACGCTACAAACACAAATCGGGACAATCTAACGATTAA
- a CDS encoding virulence factor: protein MSEYQVMRWREIPSMVMARDGADTIKVMLPARFQEAIDEAAMRLGEIDADAYTAGWNRDPWTQSDEVPAALAARITASLEEEFPESKLQAILDAMNPTN from the coding sequence ATGAGCGAATATCAAGTAATGCGATGGAGAGAAATCCCTTCAATGGTGATGGCTCGAGATGGTGCGGACACAATCAAAGTGATGTTGCCCGCACGCTTTCAAGAAGCAATTGATGAGGCTGCGATGCGCTTGGGCGAAATAGATGCAGATGCATACACCGCAGGTTGGAACAGAGATCCTTGGACGCAATCTGATGAAGTTCCTGCAGCGCTTGCCGCGCGAATTACCGCATCCCTTGAAGAAGAGTTTCCTGAGAGTAAATTACAAGCAATTCTTGATGCAATGAACCCAACAAACTAA
- a CDS encoding alpha/beta fold hydrolase, which yields MPQFKLRSGRELEVLDNGVDSTRAIVFHHGTPASASLWSQWFTYAADAGIRAISYSRAGYGTSDRDYGRSIVSVNKDISEVLESKGIEKFVAIGWSGGGPHALANTLLDSNVGAITLAGVGAYGVEDLDFLEGMAQENYDEFGASLQGEDVIQQWFIDNASAFKSAGGAEIREAFGGLISETDKKSMEGSFADVIAAAIRSGLAVSFDGWVDDDVAFTKPWGFDLSSINKPVKIWQGDQDFMVPHAHSHWLKKHISTAELTFIPGQGHVTLLVDYTDKVFAQAKALLA from the coding sequence ATGCCTCAATTCAAACTTAGATCTGGCCGAGAACTTGAAGTACTAGATAACGGCGTTGATAGCACCCGTGCCATCGTTTTTCATCATGGAACACCGGCTAGTGCATCACTGTGGAGCCAGTGGTTTACATATGCAGCAGATGCGGGCATTCGCGCTATTTCATATAGCCGTGCGGGATATGGCACGAGCGATCGCGATTATGGCCGCAGCATTGTTAGCGTCAATAAAGATATATCTGAAGTTTTGGAGTCTAAAGGTATTGAAAAATTCGTAGCAATTGGTTGGTCTGGCGGTGGCCCACATGCACTTGCAAACACATTATTAGATAGCAATGTTGGCGCAATTACATTAGCTGGTGTGGGCGCATACGGCGTTGAAGATTTAGATTTTCTAGAGGGTATGGCACAAGAAAACTATGATGAATTCGGTGCATCACTACAAGGTGAAGATGTCATTCAGCAGTGGTTTATTGATAACGCATCAGCATTTAAATCTGCCGGTGGCGCAGAAATCCGCGAAGCATTTGGTGGGCTAATTAGCGAAACTGACAAGAAATCAATGGAAGGTTCTTTTGCAGATGTTATTGCTGCGGCAATTAGATCAGGACTTGCAGTCAGCTTTGATGGTTGGGTAGATGATGATGTTGCTTTTACTAAACCATGGGGATTTGATCTTTCATCAATTAATAAGCCAGTAAAAATCTGGCAAGGCGATCAAGATTTTATGGTGCCTCACGCACACTCACATTGGCTAAAAAAACATATATCAACCGCCGAACTAACATTTATCCCTGGACAAGGCCATGTCACATTGCTTGTTGATTACACAGACAAAGTATTTGCACAAGCAAAGGCGCTGCTTGCCTAA
- a CDS encoding TIGR03767 family metallophosphoesterase, with product MTFIRKSPNEKGWSELEQVSEQAHVGAEFPKQSQPLLVMHHLSDLHVCDAQSPLRPEFLDRWADPDSPIRDVVGTIGCYRPQAMLSPHVVESMVQALNKVTTGPLSGHPIDAAIITGDTTDNAQLNEVDWYIALLDGVEITPDSGDSNKYEGVMDDGAEHYDVKYWHPHGTPAGMQDDDARAKYGFPVVPGLLDSCRKPIKSTGLKFPWYAVHGNHDALLQGTVTPDENSQESIIGNKRFIGLPSSLTLEQTLGAFDEIGPASLPRAEDAPFILVTPDVKRKAVERGEYAAKHLSSPGAPKGHGFTEEHVQKKHMYYSTNVGKIKLITIDSVNEFGGWQGSLDVTQFEWLENEIKMSDRLVVLASHHPLSKMFNDYAPTGRRVCVDEITEMLLKYPQVIAWLAGHVHRHHVEWIGPEIEERGFWQIETASHADWPQQSRTIEIVQSDSGEIFFALTVIDHAAAATYGTAKATLEMAALSRVISANVWQKRDSLGAKIPADWAMGEAHERNTVLRLSARI from the coding sequence ATGACGTTCATTCGAAAATCTCCCAACGAAAAAGGTTGGTCAGAACTCGAGCAAGTAAGTGAGCAAGCACACGTCGGCGCAGAATTTCCTAAACAATCACAACCATTACTTGTAATGCACCACTTATCTGATCTTCATGTGTGCGATGCACAATCACCGCTGCGCCCAGAGTTTCTAGATCGTTGGGCTGATCCAGATAGCCCAATCCGTGACGTCGTTGGAACAATTGGCTGCTATCGGCCACAAGCAATGCTTTCACCCCATGTCGTCGAATCAATGGTTCAGGCGCTCAATAAAGTCACAACTGGACCACTATCGGGACATCCAATCGATGCTGCGATTATTACTGGCGATACAACCGATAACGCACAACTAAACGAAGTTGATTGGTATATCGCTCTACTAGATGGCGTAGAAATCACGCCAGATTCTGGTGATTCCAACAAGTATGAAGGCGTGATGGATGATGGCGCAGAACACTATGACGTTAAATACTGGCATCCGCACGGTACTCCTGCAGGTATGCAAGATGATGATGCGCGTGCAAAATATGGCTTTCCAGTTGTCCCGGGTTTGCTCGATTCATGTCGCAAACCAATTAAATCCACAGGTTTGAAATTTCCTTGGTATGCAGTTCATGGAAATCATGATGCACTCTTGCAAGGAACTGTTACCCCGGATGAAAATAGCCAAGAGTCAATCATTGGCAATAAAAGATTCATTGGCCTACCGTCATCGCTTACCCTCGAACAAACGCTCGGAGCCTTTGATGAAATTGGCCCAGCATCTCTGCCACGAGCTGAAGATGCACCTTTCATTCTGGTGACACCTGATGTGAAACGTAAGGCAGTTGAACGCGGTGAATATGCTGCGAAGCATTTAAGTTCTCCAGGAGCGCCAAAGGGACATGGATTTACAGAAGAGCATGTGCAGAAAAAGCACATGTATTACTCAACAAATGTAGGAAAAATAAAGTTAATTACGATTGATAGTGTCAACGAATTTGGTGGCTGGCAGGGTTCTCTTGATGTGACTCAATTTGAATGGTTAGAAAATGAAATCAAAATGAGTGATCGCCTCGTTGTATTGGCCTCACACCACCCTTTGAGCAAGATGTTTAACGATTATGCACCCACTGGGCGCAGAGTATGTGTTGATGAAATTACAGAAATGCTTCTTAAGTATCCGCAGGTCATTGCTTGGCTTGCCGGTCACGTTCATCGCCACCATGTTGAGTGGATTGGTCCTGAAATAGAAGAGCGTGGTTTCTGGCAGATAGAAACAGCTTCACACGCAGATTGGCCACAGCAGAGTCGCACGATTGAAATTGTCCAAAGTGATTCTGGTGAAATATTTTTTGCTCTCACTGTTATTGATCACGCAGCCGCTGCAACGTATGGCACAGCCAAAGCCACTCTTGAAATGGCAGCCCTTTCTCGAGTTATCAGTGCAAATGTCTGGCAGAAGCGTGATTCACTCGGTGCCAAAATTCCAGCAGATTGGGCGATGGGTGAGGCGCATGAGAGAAATACGGTTTTGCGCTTAAGCGCACGTATTTAA
- a CDS encoding MFS transporter, producing the protein MILNSEIAREYYAILNPHSKKMVLGVLLSAIGTGMTLSLLLVYLHDMRGFTNTFGGFLLSFGAAVSLLIGGPVGALIDRIGPKKVIIVGIVAESIGTGGWAFVQTHRDAIVVMSIQSVGAAFIWPPINVMLTRLTEVKDRQNIFGLNFMLLNLGIGLGGIFASLVITEGSLRSFQIMYIIDSFTFLLFLVVILLIRTPLIGKYIPEAHEPKGGSYKDVWENKKIVLLSISGLILLIFGYASLQAGLPIYATQYLGLSPKWLGIFYAANTISIVLFQPAVLRRLSRESKYKALIAVGIIWSISWGVVGISPLLPIIAGAIMLCISQVVFAFGEMIWSPTLPALANELSPEHIRGRTNALTGLQWGVSGVIGPAISGPMLGAGLESAWIFTMLIGALLPLPLFFKLKKMATKQSN; encoded by the coding sequence ATGATTTTAAACTCAGAAATAGCTCGTGAGTATTACGCAATCCTGAACCCACACTCTAAGAAAATGGTTTTAGGAGTGCTGCTCAGCGCTATCGGAACCGGTATGACTCTCTCACTCTTGTTGGTTTATTTGCATGACATGCGTGGCTTCACAAATACTTTTGGTGGGTTCTTACTCTCTTTCGGTGCTGCGGTATCTCTACTTATCGGGGGACCAGTCGGTGCTTTGATAGATCGCATCGGGCCAAAGAAGGTAATAATCGTTGGAATTGTTGCCGAATCTATTGGCACTGGCGGTTGGGCATTTGTGCAGACTCACCGCGATGCCATTGTGGTTATGAGTATTCAATCTGTTGGCGCAGCATTTATCTGGCCGCCGATAAATGTGATGCTGACGCGATTAACCGAAGTCAAAGATCGGCAGAATATCTTTGGCCTAAATTTCATGCTGCTCAATCTTGGAATTGGCCTAGGGGGAATATTTGCATCCCTAGTAATTACTGAAGGATCCCTGCGTTCATTTCAGATTATGTACATCATTGATTCATTTACATTCCTGCTCTTCTTGGTCGTCATTTTACTTATTCGAACCCCACTTATTGGAAAGTACATACCCGAAGCACACGAACCAAAGGGTGGAAGCTATAAAGATGTCTGGGAAAACAAGAAAATAGTTCTACTAAGCATTTCTGGATTGATTCTCTTGATTTTTGGGTATGCCAGTTTGCAAGCGGGACTCCCAATTTATGCAACGCAGTACTTAGGGTTATCACCTAAGTGGCTCGGTATTTTTTATGCCGCAAATACGATCTCTATTGTTTTATTCCAGCCAGCAGTTTTGCGCAGACTCAGTCGCGAATCAAAATATAAAGCACTCATCGCGGTTGGAATTATTTGGTCAATATCGTGGGGCGTCGTTGGAATATCTCCGCTCTTACCAATAATTGCTGGCGCAATAATGTTATGTATAAGCCAAGTGGTCTTTGCATTTGGTGAAATGATTTGGTCGCCAACGCTTCCAGCACTTGCCAATGAGTTATCACCTGAACATATTCGCGGGCGCACTAACGCACTGACTGGATTGCAATGGGGAGTCTCGGGTGTCATTGGACCAGCAATTAGTGGCCCCATGCTTGGTGCGGGCCTTGAAAGCGCGTGGATATTTACAATGCTTATTGGAGCACTTTTGCCGCTGCCGCTGTTCTTTAAATTAAAGAAGATGGCAACAAAACAGAGTAATTAA
- a CDS encoding nitroreductase family protein, with translation MNKRADTSVSLHPLIAERWSPRAFDESATISSDDLRAIFEAARWAPSAFNAQPWKFIHGVRGDEKFTQISSLLIDFNKQWAPKASALILVNALTFREDGKENPTALYDTGLAVSLLTLEANHRGFDVHQMSGFDSQAAKATFSLEAGVEPVACIAVGKKTSPDSLPDEIKAREVAPRSRKSLDEIVNITW, from the coding sequence ATGAATAAGAGAGCCGATACATCCGTTTCGTTACATCCACTTATCGCAGAGCGATGGAGTCCACGAGCATTTGATGAGAGCGCCACGATTTCCTCCGATGATCTACGTGCAATCTTTGAAGCTGCACGCTGGGCACCAAGTGCATTTAACGCACAACCATGGAAGTTTATTCACGGTGTGCGAGGAGATGAGAAATTTACCCAAATTTCATCTCTTCTTATAGATTTTAATAAGCAATGGGCACCTAAAGCATCCGCTCTCATTCTTGTAAACGCACTTACTTTTCGTGAAGATGGCAAAGAAAATCCGACTGCGTTATACGACACCGGCTTAGCAGTTTCACTTTTAACCCTTGAGGCAAATCATCGCGGCTTTGATGTTCACCAAATGAGTGGTTTTGATAGTCAGGCAGCAAAGGCGACATTCTCACTTGAAGCAGGTGTTGAACCAGTTGCATGCATAGCTGTTGGCAAAAAGACATCTCCTGATTCCTTACCTGATGAAATTAAGGCTCGTGAGGTAGCACCGAGATCTCGTAAATCTCTTGATGAAATAGTTAACATCACTTGGTAG
- a CDS encoding GNAT family N-acetyltransferase, translated as MNLIQTERLDLHHIEAADLINLFENRNDRQALSGKAFTNPLRVLIDFQGPLAWRVPQVKKNPEVNKWFVRWAVLRSTQEVIGSTSFHGAPDANGMMEIGLGVEAAYARQGFGREILQGMWGWVVTEPGVKTLRYTVSPTNTASIALINSFGFDFMGEQIDEVDGPESIYEMSADAYRKKFLNR; from the coding sequence GTGAATTTGATTCAAACCGAACGCCTTGATCTACACCACATCGAGGCTGCTGATTTAATCAATCTCTTTGAGAATCGCAATGACAGGCAAGCACTTTCAGGCAAAGCATTTACAAATCCACTTCGAGTCTTAATTGATTTTCAAGGTCCGCTTGCGTGGAGAGTTCCCCAAGTGAAAAAAAATCCTGAAGTCAATAAGTGGTTTGTGCGCTGGGCTGTTCTGCGAAGCACGCAGGAAGTTATTGGAAGTACGAGTTTTCATGGAGCACCTGATGCCAATGGAATGATGGAAATTGGCTTAGGAGTCGAAGCGGCATATGCACGCCAAGGTTTTGGCAGAGAAATACTGCAAGGCATGTGGGGATGGGTTGTAACAGAGCCTGGAGTGAAAACTTTGCGTTACACAGTTAGCCCAACAAATACTGCATCAATTGCTCTGATTAATTCATTTGGTTTTGATTTCATGGGCGAGCAAATAGATGAAGTAGATGGACCAGAGAGTATTTATGAAATGTCAGCAGATGCGTATCGCAAGAAATTTCTTAATCGTTAG
- a CDS encoding LuxR C-terminal-related transcriptional regulator encodes MPNRDKKPSPSVIDGVMLSRTLAPSLPNNLITRKHLFNLLSEKRPGATLVIAPAGYGKTTLVAEWAKQCTSKVIWTQMSSKDSLIQLSQHMIQSVRNAVPGFAPWANSLSDFDIGDIVRKTANEIYEQKENFIWVLDSAEELDAQSSDIRRVFVESVPENVHIVLISRKAPDASYSRFAKLGNLNLVTPDDLLFSSQETAAIAKLAGLDITNLHVKATLDTAKGWPAALQLLVRKLQKGVTELSIQDEIANKADPLSYLAEEIIKSLNAEELDILTRLSIVEEFDAEIADLLIGNRAAPEFFARMCTGGLLISSISNAGRTYHLNSIIRESLQNRFSESRSAQSLMHKKLADLFLERKKIGVALFHASKSEDHELLQWILKNNIRTMAATGKGDFLLQWSKIIGDKFPSGYPRRLSLQVAAHVVNLEFERAQALILELLAIIKDSEIEVFLQKSASVSSATINLFNGNLSKLNIEAEIVLSPVENVRDVENIDKLHVLRLLSNQALALENYEECIQIYAQAQHYLSLDYAPLPMYYVNAISAAASFAEGNYFEAFEIACTGIETAEINDYTGISGSADLHFIRARCLLEFSKIDEALDAFNLVRTIALASKQKVWYILADGYLLRQYVLEGRVEEAFEGIKEQRELIQSVSSINQLGSLVDANEAFLRYVVKDYDRVVALLDRMPEGNLVSRYKPRIMELQGKKIPDALSETLPTKTPRDLLDKYLNDVGAAIDRETEALGHLQKCLDLAALYGAREILLRQKPAVLNLIIKASGARPTVYLEELARAAADRLKKQDQNNSGMSEALTKREIEILKNLSTGKPISAIGSSLHVSQNTMKTHLRNIYRKLEADGRHSAVEKAKSLFLI; translated from the coding sequence ATGCCCAATCGTGACAAGAAGCCATCACCCTCGGTGATTGATGGCGTGATGCTCTCGCGAACATTGGCTCCATCTCTTCCAAATAATTTAATTACTCGAAAACATTTGTTTAATTTGTTATCAGAAAAAAGACCTGGAGCAACACTCGTTATTGCACCTGCAGGTTATGGAAAAACAACGCTTGTCGCAGAGTGGGCAAAGCAATGCACGTCTAAAGTTATTTGGACTCAGATGAGCAGCAAAGATTCCTTAATTCAACTATCGCAACACATGATCCAATCTGTGCGAAATGCTGTTCCAGGCTTTGCGCCCTGGGCAAATTCTCTGAGCGATTTTGATATAGGAGACATTGTTCGAAAAACGGCAAATGAAATATATGAACAAAAAGAAAATTTCATTTGGGTGCTCGACTCTGCAGAAGAATTAGACGCCCAATCTTCTGATATTAGGCGAGTTTTTGTAGAAAGTGTTCCTGAAAATGTTCACATAGTTCTTATTTCCCGTAAAGCACCCGATGCTTCTTATTCAAGATTTGCAAAATTAGGCAACCTGAATCTGGTCACTCCAGATGATTTACTTTTCAGTTCTCAAGAGACTGCAGCTATCGCAAAACTAGCAGGGCTAGATATTACGAATTTGCATGTCAAAGCAACTCTAGATACTGCAAAAGGTTGGCCAGCAGCCCTTCAACTCTTAGTTCGCAAATTACAAAAGGGTGTAACTGAACTATCTATCCAAGATGAAATTGCCAATAAAGCAGATCCACTGAGCTACTTAGCTGAAGAAATTATCAAATCTTTAAACGCTGAAGAATTAGACATATTAACTAGATTAAGTATTGTTGAAGAATTTGATGCTGAAATTGCTGACCTGCTCATAGGGAATCGGGCGGCGCCTGAATTTTTTGCACGCATGTGCACGGGTGGATTATTAATTTCATCAATATCAAATGCTGGCCGCACGTATCACCTCAATTCCATCATTCGCGAATCACTGCAAAATCGTTTCTCTGAATCGCGGAGTGCCCAATCATTAATGCATAAAAAATTAGCCGATTTATTTCTTGAAAGAAAAAAAATTGGAGTCGCACTTTTTCATGCGTCTAAATCTGAAGATCATGAGTTACTTCAGTGGATTCTCAAGAACAACATCCGCACTATGGCAGCAACTGGAAAAGGTGATTTCCTTCTACAATGGAGCAAAATCATCGGAGATAAATTCCCAAGCGGTTACCCTCGCCGGTTAAGTCTTCAAGTCGCAGCTCATGTTGTAAATCTAGAGTTCGAAAGAGCCCAAGCCCTTATTTTAGAGTTATTGGCAATTATCAAAGATTCGGAAATTGAAGTTTTTCTGCAAAAGTCAGCAAGCGTTTCTTCGGCCACGATTAATTTATTCAATGGCAATCTAAGCAAATTAAACATTGAAGCAGAAATCGTCTTAAGTCCGGTAGAAAATGTTCGCGATGTTGAAAATATAGATAAGTTACATGTGCTGCGTCTTCTTTCCAATCAAGCCCTGGCTCTTGAAAATTACGAAGAATGTATACAGATTTATGCCCAAGCACAACATTACTTGTCTCTAGATTATGCGCCTCTTCCAATGTATTACGTCAATGCTATTAGTGCTGCAGCAAGCTTTGCAGAAGGTAATTATTTTGAGGCATTTGAAATTGCTTGCACAGGAATTGAAACTGCTGAGATTAATGATTACACAGGTATTTCTGGGTCAGCCGACCTTCACTTTATTCGTGCAAGATGCCTGCTTGAGTTTTCAAAGATAGATGAGGCGCTAGATGCATTTAATCTAGTTCGCACGATTGCTCTGGCTTCAAAACAAAAAGTTTGGTACATCCTTGCCGATGGTTATTTACTGCGGCAGTATGTTTTGGAAGGAAGAGTTGAAGAGGCTTTTGAAGGAATTAAGGAGCAACGCGAATTAATTCAATCGGTATCAAGCATTAATCAGTTGGGCTCATTAGTTGACGCCAACGAAGCATTCTTGAGATATGTTGTAAAAGATTATGATCGCGTTGTTGCTTTACTAGATCGCATGCCAGAAGGAAACCTCGTTTCTCGATACAAACCAAGGATTATGGAACTTCAAGGCAAAAAGATTCCAGATGCTCTTTCTGAAACACTGCCTACAAAAACTCCGCGTGATTTGTTAGATAAATATCTCAATGACGTTGGCGCAGCAATTGATCGCGAAACCGAAGCTTTGGGGCATCTGCAAAAGTGTTTGGATTTGGCAGCTTTATATGGTGCTCGCGAAATACTTTTACGCCAAAAACCTGCAGTTCTTAATCTGATTATCAAGGCATCTGGGGCGCGCCCAACTGTTTATCTTGAAGAGTTGGCACGTGCCGCGGCCGATCGCCTTAAGAAGCAGGATCAAAATAACTCAGGAATGTCAGAAGCCCTGACCAAGCGAGAGATTGAAATTCTGAAGAATTTATCTACAGGTAAACCGATCAGTGCTATTGGTTCTTCACTGCATGTTTCCCAGAACACCATGAAAACCCACCTTCGCAATATTTATCGCAAGCTTGAAGCCGATGGCCGACATAGCGCTGTTGAGAAAGCGAAATCTCTCTTTCTCATTTAA
- a CDS encoding MOSC domain-containing protein, with product MSARVISINITSVLHQGEWTGSEGRTGIDKRSVSGAIEFKDNGVVGDRVIDTNVHGGYEQAVYAYAREDAQWWEKEINEEIPAGRFGENLTTEGIDVNAALIGEQWKIGSVILEVSQPRIPCRVFAGFWKRATLIKDFTQAGRPGTYLRIIQEGSAQAGDLIEVIFKPDHTVTISDLFAAKSGERSKINQIKDVTYLSTEFKEWSQKIAATQN from the coding sequence ATGAGTGCGCGCGTCATATCAATAAACATTACTTCCGTCCTTCACCAAGGTGAGTGGACCGGTAGTGAAGGACGCACCGGAATAGATAAACGAAGCGTTAGTGGAGCAATTGAGTTTAAAGATAATGGCGTTGTTGGCGATCGAGTCATTGATACCAATGTGCATGGGGGATACGAGCAAGCCGTATATGCCTATGCACGTGAAGATGCACAGTGGTGGGAAAAAGAGATCAACGAAGAGATTCCTGCAGGTCGATTTGGTGAGAATCTCACAACCGAAGGTATCGATGTGAACGCCGCTCTTATTGGCGAACAGTGGAAAATTGGCTCAGTAATTCTTGAAGTTTCACAACCACGCATTCCATGTCGCGTCTTTGCCGGATTTTGGAAACGTGCAACTCTGATTAAGGATTTCACCCAAGCAGGAAGACCTGGTACTTACCTTCGAATTATTCAAGAAGGAAGCGCACAGGCAGGGGATTTAATTGAAGTCATCTTCAAACCCGATCACACAGTCACTATCAGTGATTTATTTGCGGCAAAAAGTGGCGAACGTTCAAAGATAAATCAGATTAAAGACGTGACTTACTTGTCTACTGAATTTAAAGAGTGGTCACAAAAGATTGCTGCAACGCAGAATTAA
- a CDS encoding homocysteine S-methyltransferase family protein, with the protein MSAIYDALANAVLASDGAMGTMLQERGLTDGGAPELWNVEKPEEIEAVLEAYAAAGAKFITTNTFGATHGRLELHGLADRVIELNQAGAAIARKVADRHPGCFVMGDIGPSGDLMDPMGTLTPESAKELFSEQIRGLVAGGVDAILIETMSDLAEVEAAVEAAKAVAPGLPIIATMSFDTNLRTMMGVKPAMAVTHLSSIGVRIIGANCGRGTDEMRQIAQQMVDARPEGIFIITQSNSGLPKLVGDTFMYEGTPDEMAIYAAEMKAMGVNIVGSCCGSTPAHTQAIAAAIA; encoded by the coding sequence ATGTCTGCCATTTATGACGCACTTGCCAACGCTGTACTCGCATCAGATGGTGCAATGGGAACAATGTTGCAAGAGCGCGGTTTAACAGATGGCGGCGCCCCAGAATTGTGGAATGTTGAAAAGCCAGAAGAAATCGAAGCTGTGCTTGAAGCCTATGCAGCAGCTGGCGCAAAGTTCATAACCACAAATACTTTTGGTGCCACACATGGTCGACTTGAATTACACGGTCTTGCAGATCGCGTCATAGAACTGAATCAAGCAGGTGCAGCAATTGCGCGCAAAGTTGCCGATCGCCATCCTGGTTGTTTTGTCATGGGCGATATTGGTCCATCGGGTGATCTGATGGATCCCATGGGAACTCTTACACCTGAAAGCGCCAAAGAATTATTCTCAGAACAAATCAGAGGTTTAGTTGCAGGCGGCGTCGATGCAATTCTGATTGAAACGATGAGTGATCTCGCTGAAGTAGAAGCAGCCGTTGAAGCAGCAAAAGCAGTTGCACCAGGATTGCCAATTATTGCAACGATGTCATTTGATACAAACCTTCGAACAATGATGGGCGTTAAGCCTGCAATGGCAGTAACCCATCTTTCATCCATAGGTGTGCGCATCATTGGTGCAAACTGCGGTCGTGGCACAGATGAAATGCGTCAAATTGCACAACAGATGGTTGATGCACGCCCAGAAGGTATTTTCATCATTACCCAATCAAACTCTGGACTGCCAAAACTAGTTGGTGACACATTCATGTATGAAGGCACACCAGATGAAATGGCTATCTACGCCGCAGAAATGAAGGCGATGGGCGTCAATATTGTTGGATCATGCTGTGGATCAACGCCTGCACACACACAAGCAATCGCTGCTGCTATCGCTTAA